The following proteins are co-located in the Maridesulfovibrio sp. genome:
- a CDS encoding putative sulfate exporter family transporter: MAESAVNQNSDVVVDKASSSWSDLWKKEDYWAIWLGFLILTVGAIIFFNNKPADMEAKFAKQNAIMTEEAARAPFKTVAWYEAQTAKEKIKAKDASIGKAIDGFMAKPQKWTTNPLDAFIQTQEQADAKNAAAMPKYEKAKGAAAAAKTAALDAQLKAEQAGFKDASLNTAASSSIESWLKLRAKESSAKKKIKNKPYNLIPSLLALMVGFGLFFAIGMRFIDGDAKPFLKGFALVFAVAIASYLMASQATMKQYGIGYAAWAIAIGLVISNTIGTPTWAKKALQVEFFIKTGLVLLGAEVLFNKVVAIGIPGIFVAWVVTPVVLITTFIFGQKVIKMPSKTLNMVISADMSVCGTSAAIAAAAACKAKKEELTLAIGLSLVFTSIMMIVMPAIIKGTGMPFILGGAWMGGTIDATGAVAAAGAFLSEKALYVAATIKMIQNVLIGVTAFGIAIYWATKVEAVEGQKVHAMEIWHRFPKFVLGFLTASVIFSIVYTSLGSDAGFTMIDQGVLRGFSRIFRGWFFCLSFAAIGLATNFRELKHYFKGGKPLILYVCGQSLNLCLTLLMAYLMFYVVFPDITSKI; this comes from the coding sequence ATGGCAGAAAGTGCAGTTAATCAGAATAGCGACGTGGTGGTCGACAAGGCTTCGAGCTCTTGGTCAGACCTCTGGAAAAAAGAAGATTACTGGGCCATCTGGCTGGGATTCCTGATCCTGACCGTCGGCGCGATAATCTTCTTCAACAACAAGCCTGCGGATATGGAAGCAAAGTTCGCCAAGCAGAACGCGATCATGACCGAGGAAGCCGCCCGTGCTCCCTTCAAGACCGTGGCATGGTACGAAGCCCAGACCGCAAAAGAAAAAATCAAGGCCAAAGACGCCTCTATAGGTAAGGCCATTGATGGCTTCATGGCTAAACCCCAGAAATGGACAACCAACCCTCTGGACGCTTTTATCCAGACTCAGGAACAGGCTGATGCCAAAAACGCTGCAGCCATGCCCAAGTATGAAAAGGCCAAGGGCGCAGCTGCTGCTGCAAAGACAGCCGCGCTTGATGCCCAGCTGAAAGCAGAACAGGCCGGTTTTAAGGATGCAAGTCTGAACACCGCAGCTTCCTCATCCATTGAATCCTGGCTGAAACTGCGCGCTAAAGAAAGTTCCGCCAAAAAGAAAATCAAGAACAAACCTTACAACCTGATTCCGTCTCTCTTGGCACTCATGGTCGGTTTCGGACTGTTCTTCGCAATAGGTATGCGTTTCATCGACGGTGACGCCAAGCCCTTCCTCAAAGGCTTCGCTCTGGTATTCGCTGTTGCCATAGCTTCCTACCTTATGGCCAGTCAGGCAACCATGAAGCAATACGGTATCGGTTACGCTGCATGGGCTATTGCCATCGGTCTGGTCATCTCCAACACCATCGGGACACCGACTTGGGCTAAAAAAGCCTTGCAGGTTGAATTTTTCATTAAGACCGGACTGGTTCTGCTCGGTGCGGAAGTTCTGTTCAACAAGGTCGTCGCCATCGGCATTCCCGGTATCTTCGTAGCATGGGTAGTAACCCCTGTTGTTCTGATCACTACCTTCATCTTCGGTCAGAAAGTTATCAAGATGCCTTCCAAGACCCTGAATATGGTTATCTCCGCTGACATGTCCGTTTGCGGTACTTCCGCAGCTATTGCAGCGGCGGCGGCATGTAAGGCCAAGAAAGAGGAACTTACCCTCGCAATCGGCCTTTCCCTTGTCTTTACTTCCATCATGATGATCGTCATGCCCGCCATCATTAAGGGTACCGGAATGCCCTTTATTCTCGGCGGAGCATGGATGGGCGGTACCATCGACGCCACCGGTGCTGTTGCAGCAGCCGGAGCCTTCCTTTCCGAAAAGGCTCTTTACGTGGCAGCGACCATCAAAATGATCCAGAACGTACTTATCGGTGTGACCGCATTCGGTATTGCAATCTACTGGGCAACCAAGGTTGAAGCTGTTGAAGGACAGAAAGTACACGCCATGGAAATCTGGCACCGTTTCCCCAAATTCGTGCTCGGATTCCTGACCGCATCCGTGATCTTCTCCATCGTCTACACCTCTCTCGGTTCCGACGCCGGATTCACCATGATCGACCAGGGTGTACTGCGCGGCTTCTCCCGCATCTTCCGCGGCTGGTTCTTCTGCCTCTCCTTTGCAGCAATCGGACTGGCAACCAACTTCCGTGAACTCAAGCACTACTTCAAAGGCGGAAAGCCGCTCATCCTTTACGTATGCGGCCAGTCCCTCAACCTGTGCCTGACCCTGCTCATGGCTTACCTCATGTTCTACGTGGTCTTCCCGGACATTACTTCCAAAATCTAG
- a CDS encoding response regulator transcription factor — MEKDRRFIVVDDHQLVRSSLKAIIEKVDGWTVIAEAENASSAIKLCHEVTPDVMLVDIYLPEPDGLKVIECVKGLNPDIRVMAVTALVDDENVLAALKAGADGYLDKSETQDNIAKAILRVTEGDPYFSPNVLRIMKEGFLKGRPNESGDHFAELTKREKELVGCILEGIVKEKELAAHLFIEIKTVQKHKTNIYRKLGISSLHELLQIGEEATF, encoded by the coding sequence ATGGAGAAAGATAGAAGATTTATTGTTGTTGATGACCATCAATTGGTCCGTAGTAGCTTGAAAGCAATAATAGAAAAAGTAGATGGATGGACGGTAATCGCAGAAGCCGAAAATGCTTCGTCTGCTATAAAGCTGTGTCATGAAGTCACTCCCGATGTAATGCTTGTAGACATATATTTACCAGAGCCTGACGGACTGAAAGTTATCGAATGTGTAAAGGGGCTTAATCCTGATATTCGGGTAATGGCGGTCACAGCTCTTGTGGACGATGAAAATGTACTCGCAGCCTTGAAAGCAGGAGCAGACGGATATTTAGATAAAAGCGAGACTCAGGATAATATTGCAAAGGCTATTCTTCGCGTAACTGAAGGTGATCCATATTTCAGTCCTAATGTTTTGCGCATTATGAAGGAAGGTTTTCTGAAAGGAAGACCAAACGAATCTGGAGATCATTTTGCAGAACTCACTAAGAGGGAAAAGGAATTGGTAGGGTGTATTCTTGAAGGGATAGTTAAGGAAAAAGAGCTTGCAGCACATCTATTTATTGAGATCAAAACTGTGCAGAAACATAAAACCAACATTTATCGCAAGCTCGGAATTTCAAGTCTGCATGAACTCTTACAGATAGGCGAGGAGGCAACTTTCTAA
- a CDS encoding transporter encodes MKRILIAFIFVFCLAVEPVLADSVIMKNGDKITGDLITFHGGICIFNTIYGSTARIESKDIAVVTTDNEFNIEFKSGEKIIGTLQHDGDGGNIALTKGFGHIRLQPDSIVSMSRNFPNAKNDSGDDSKEKNDSFGEEQEKEPPLDFLTGTTVLLQPGQMELETGISYKYSRTSYSMMQVGYFQRAAHTARMLQLDATFRVGVMEDMEAWLNVPFTYTSVDDVSTNEFTRSDSKAGLGDISFGGQYLLVRESENTPSIAATLSVGIPTGEKRYYEPSSTWKDPLNNSSGHWRITPGVSVVQTLDPAIVYGGVNLNYALPDTIDGYKLNPVGGFPVMPG; translated from the coding sequence ATGAAAAGAATATTGATCGCTTTTATTTTTGTGTTCTGTTTAGCAGTAGAACCTGTTTTGGCAGATTCTGTAATCATGAAAAACGGAGATAAAATTACAGGTGACTTGATTACGTTTCATGGTGGAATATGTATTTTTAACACTATCTACGGCTCAACAGCTAGGATAGAATCAAAAGACATTGCTGTAGTTACCACCGATAACGAATTTAATATTGAATTTAAAAGTGGTGAAAAGATTATCGGGACACTACAGCATGATGGAGATGGAGGGAATATCGCCCTGACTAAAGGCTTCGGCCACATTCGTCTTCAACCTGATTCCATTGTATCCATGAGCCGCAATTTCCCTAATGCTAAGAATGATAGCGGAGATGATTCAAAAGAGAAAAATGATTCTTTTGGAGAAGAACAGGAGAAAGAACCTCCATTGGATTTTCTGACTGGGACAACAGTATTGTTGCAACCGGGACAAATGGAGCTGGAGACCGGGATAAGCTATAAGTACTCACGAACAAGTTATTCCATGATGCAGGTGGGGTACTTTCAAAGAGCTGCACATACGGCCAGAATGCTTCAGCTGGATGCAACGTTCAGGGTTGGAGTCATGGAGGATATGGAAGCATGGCTGAATGTTCCCTTTACATATACAAGTGTAGATGATGTTTCTACCAATGAATTTACCCGCAGTGACAGCAAGGCAGGGCTGGGAGACATCTCGTTTGGAGGGCAGTATCTGCTTGTTCGTGAATCTGAGAATACCCCTTCAATTGCAGCGACATTAAGTGTCGGTATTCCTACCGGGGAAAAACGGTACTACGAGCCAAGCTCTACATGGAAAGACCCCCTGAACAATAGCAGTGGGCATTGGCGTATTACTCCCGGGGTATCGGTTGTACAGACCTTGGATCCGGCAATTGTTTATGGTGGGGTTAATTTAAATTACGCGCTTCCGGACACCATAGACGGTTATAAATTGAACCCGGTTGGGGGATTTCCAGTTATGCCGGGTTAG
- a CDS encoding cysteine peptidase family C39 domain-containing protein, protein MRCFCILIPLLMFVAFPVVSIAGSPYISLQSMKKLSMKGIEKQTLDYSCGAASLALLLQNYFSDVIDEKTILADITHRLSLDELKVRIEEGFSMLDLKEAAQRLGYMADGVMLKPEHVKLLKGPIIILLHREKTNHFVVLKGSEQGRAFIADPVRGHVRVPLRSLWAEWKGETLVVGRAGFGLPTKHGLTCPKGGRVAPEMETARFMQSLRVY, encoded by the coding sequence ATGAGGTGTTTCTGTATTCTTATTCCACTTCTGATGTTTGTTGCATTTCCTGTTGTTTCGATAGCCGGATCTCCATACATTTCACTGCAGTCAATGAAGAAATTGAGTATGAAAGGCATTGAAAAACAAACACTTGATTATTCCTGCGGTGCTGCTTCTCTGGCTTTGCTGTTACAGAATTATTTCAGTGATGTAATAGATGAGAAAACTATCCTTGCCGATATAACTCATCGCCTTTCTTTGGATGAATTAAAGGTGCGCATTGAGGAAGGGTTTTCAATGCTGGACTTGAAGGAAGCAGCTCAAAGACTGGGATACATGGCAGACGGGGTTATGTTAAAACCTGAGCATGTTAAATTGCTTAAAGGTCCAATCATAATCCTTTTGCACAGGGAAAAGACAAATCATTTTGTTGTTCTTAAGGGCTCGGAGCAAGGGCGGGCTTTCATTGCAGATCCTGTGAGGGGACATGTCAGGGTACCGCTCCGGTCTCTTTGGGCAGAGTGGAAAGGTGAGACCCTTGTCGTAGGTCGAGCTGGATTTGGATTACCAACGAAGCATGGGCTTACTTGTCCCAAAGGAGGCCGTGTGGCACCAGAAATGGAAACAGCTCGGTTTATGCAGTCCTTGCGGGTTTATTGA
- a CDS encoding DUF3365 domain-containing protein, whose protein sequence is MKLPRPYSIQSKFLLSLILTSLVICGALFAGFSTHMSQVLENVVREKASMVFGQVDSVQNYVRGVLRPQMYKELQEKFIIQAMSSSFVTRNIMARDENEPSTFTYRRVAEKSRNPAYEAKGIELELIEYFRKNPQQKLWEGYKNIKGEKNFVMARPAVFKKSCLRCHGKIEDAPVELIELYGNRGFNHTQDSVGGIDFVGLPVSASVAHIQETIMSYIGVFLLAVLLYLGATNMLFKRIVANNIRILTTNFRRNFSDEKGVALFREVEQEDEIGEMIGGIEKLSDYMFDARQRLQDYASNLEHMVEERTVELEQEASARQSDVELFVQLLAGSSSSQSRGELWKAALPLIHKRFNLERTAYVCTFSSKNFYSIPENTERPELPNNWVELLTNSVSLILGDRAYLPVESSSGSAEGLLCLFRKEGSSFREKDRGVLRAIGRQLGIAADSISALNSIVRHNTNLQSIFEGISDPLLLADGTGAPIVANESARKLGEELSEGCITDGGVVSLLCHGWGDSANCGISKSLLMNEALSREVSLPEGRSFAINIYPIHHTENPHERRVVVYVHETTSQKKMLAQMTQAEKMATVGKLSAGLAHEINNPLGVILCYAELLKKGASGQSAEDIEVILKHTRQAQTVLKDLLNFARPKVSSATGTEFSAIIREVADVFRIQADKQGARIELDLDESIPKLNVEPQALEHIVANLLLNGLDAVPENEGRLKVSLAMEGPEQVVFKIMDNGPGIAQEDLQYVFDPFYTTKEVNKGSGLGLAVVFGFMSDIGGSIEVENGDEDKGELSGAVFTLKFPLTAKDE, encoded by the coding sequence ATGAAACTTCCCAGACCATACTCCATTCAAAGCAAATTTCTGCTGAGCCTCATCCTGACCTCGCTGGTCATCTGTGGCGCTCTTTTTGCGGGCTTTTCCACTCACATGAGCCAAGTACTCGAAAACGTTGTACGCGAAAAAGCGAGTATGGTTTTCGGACAGGTGGATTCAGTGCAGAATTACGTGCGCGGCGTGCTCCGTCCGCAGATGTACAAAGAACTGCAGGAGAAATTCATCATTCAGGCCATGTCTTCTTCATTTGTAACCCGTAACATCATGGCCCGTGATGAGAACGAGCCGTCAACCTTCACCTATCGCCGGGTAGCTGAAAAATCCCGCAATCCCGCCTATGAAGCAAAAGGAATCGAGCTGGAACTGATTGAATATTTCCGCAAGAACCCGCAGCAAAAACTCTGGGAAGGCTATAAAAATATCAAAGGCGAAAAGAATTTTGTCATGGCCCGCCCGGCTGTCTTCAAAAAGAGCTGCCTGCGCTGTCACGGTAAAATCGAAGATGCCCCGGTGGAGCTGATTGAACTTTACGGAAACCGCGGGTTCAACCACACACAGGACAGTGTCGGCGGCATTGATTTCGTAGGCCTGCCGGTCAGTGCATCCGTGGCTCACATCCAAGAGACCATAATGAGCTACATTGGAGTTTTCCTGCTGGCGGTACTCCTCTACCTCGGAGCCACCAACATGCTTTTCAAGCGCATCGTAGCCAATAACATCCGCATCCTGACCACCAACTTCCGCCGCAATTTCAGCGATGAAAAGGGAGTTGCCCTATTCCGTGAAGTGGAACAGGAAGATGAAATAGGCGAGATGATCGGAGGTATTGAAAAACTCAGCGATTACATGTTCGATGCCCGCCAGAGACTTCAGGACTATGCCTCCAACCTCGAACATATGGTCGAGGAACGGACCGTTGAACTCGAACAGGAAGCCTCTGCCCGCCAGTCAGATGTAGAACTCTTTGTGCAGCTTCTGGCCGGATCAAGCAGCAGCCAGTCACGCGGAGAATTATGGAAAGCAGCATTGCCCCTGATCCACAAGAGATTCAATCTTGAACGGACTGCATATGTCTGCACATTCTCCAGCAAGAATTTCTATTCCATACCGGAAAATACTGAACGCCCGGAACTACCGAACAACTGGGTGGAACTGCTGACCAACTCGGTTTCGCTCATCCTTGGTGACCGGGCCTATCTTCCCGTGGAATCTTCTTCGGGTAGTGCTGAGGGTCTGCTTTGCCTGTTCCGCAAGGAAGGTTCGTCCTTCCGTGAAAAAGACCGTGGAGTACTACGGGCCATCGGCCGCCAGCTCGGGATTGCGGCGGACAGTATTTCCGCCCTGAACAGCATTGTGCGCCACAATACCAACCTGCAATCGATATTCGAGGGTATCAGCGATCCGCTTCTGCTTGCAGACGGAACCGGAGCTCCCATCGTTGCCAACGAATCCGCACGCAAGCTTGGGGAAGAACTGTCTGAAGGCTGCATCACGGACGGAGGGGTTGTAAGCCTGCTCTGCCACGGCTGGGGAGATTCAGCGAATTGCGGTATTTCCAAATCATTGCTTATGAACGAAGCCCTTTCACGGGAAGTTTCACTTCCTGAAGGCCGTTCTTTTGCAATCAATATCTACCCCATTCACCATACGGAAAATCCCCATGAACGCAGGGTGGTTGTCTACGTCCATGAAACAACCAGCCAGAAAAAAATGCTGGCCCAGATGACTCAGGCGGAGAAAATGGCCACAGTAGGTAAACTTTCCGCAGGGCTGGCCCATGAAATCAACAATCCGTTGGGAGTAATTCTCTGCTATGCTGAACTCTTGAAAAAAGGGGCCAGCGGCCAGAGTGCGGAAGACATTGAAGTCATCCTCAAACACACCCGACAGGCCCAGACCGTACTGAAAGACCTCTTAAACTTCGCCCGTCCAAAGGTCTCCTCGGCAACCGGAACCGAATTTTCCGCGATCATCCGTGAAGTAGCCGATGTTTTCCGCATTCAGGCAGATAAGCAGGGCGCTAGAATAGAGCTTGACCTTGATGAATCAATTCCTAAGCTCAATGTTGAGCCGCAAGCCCTTGAACATATTGTTGCCAACCTGCTTTTAAACGGCCTCGACGCAGTGCCGGAAAATGAGGGCAGGTTAAAGGTCTCCCTAGCTATGGAAGGACCTGAACAGGTCGTATTCAAAATCATGGACAACGGCCCCGGAATCGCACAGGAAGACTTGCAATATGTTTTCGACCCGTTCTACACCACAAAGGAAGTAAACAAAGGTTCCGGGCTTGGACTGGCTGTGGTATTTGGATTTATGAGCGATATAGGCGGTTCCATTGAAGTGGAAAACGGTGATGAGGACAAAGGAGAATTGTCCGGCGCCGTGTTCACCCTCAAATTCCCCCTCACTGCTAAGGATGAATAA